GCTCATTTTTGATGATTGAAAACAATTAACAAGCTTAAATGATTAAAAGCAATCTTCACTTGGTATTACCCGTGACATTTCCATGCAATAGGTGTAATATGTACATCTCAATTGATCACAATAGCCTGATGATGCCCTGCCAAAACAATCGAAATACCCACTTTTCAATTGGGCATCGCGTATCTCGCTGATTTTTAGGGCATTCACCATGACACCACATGAATTCCTTTTAAGTTGATCGTTACGACCTGAGTTTATTCTATTCATGTCAGGAATCACTTTAGGCATAAAACTCCTCCAAGGGAATTTTTTTGTAGAGACAGCGCAGTAGCGTACCAACAATACACAGGGAATGTATCGTGTGCCAACACAAGGTATGAAGTTACACAATCATGCTTTCGAACAAAGAGTAGCTTCGTCCCAAAGAGAAGTAACGCCTTCAGCCTTGGAGAAGGCACATTCCGTATATAGACAATGTTTGCAAAGATTTTCGGAACAAATATCTGTTTTAATTATGACATCGGCAACTCCATCAAATCTTTCTCTAAAAATATCTTCAATAAAACTAATTATACCCATCGATTCTTCAAAAGATATTTGGCGCGGTAGGACTAAGCAAAAATCGACATGAATAAAACGACCTGCTGACCAAGCGCGTAGTTTTTTAACTGATACCCATCCAGGCTGTCTTTTATCATTTAGCAACACGCATATGTCGCGAGTTAAAGAATAATCCGTCTCGTTCATTAGTCCCTTTACTGCTTGCCTAACCAATCCATAGCCAGTCCATATGATGTTAAGAGCGACAACACACGCAATGACTCCATCCATCCAGAGCCAGTTAGTAATCCAAACAACGGACAAACCAACCAAAACACCCGCCGTTGTGTAAACGTCAGTAAGGACGTGCTTACCATCAGCAACAAGTGTGAGAGATTTTGTTTCAATTCCTCGCCGGACAAGGAATAGCCCTAGGACCAAATTCATTATTGACGCCAGCACAGAGACCAAAAGGCCATAGTCTAAGCGACTCAGATTTTCAGGGGCAAATACTTTAGGGAGCGCAGCGTATATGATGCAAGCAGCTGCGAATATGATTAGAATACCCTCGAATAACGCGGAAAAGTACTCGATTTTTCCGTGGCCATAAGGATGATTAGAATCGGGAGGAGCTTTTGCCATATGAATGCTCCACATGGCAAAAGCACTTGCGATAACATTTATTATGGATTCTAATGCATCTGACAGAAGAGCAGTTGAACCCGTCATAAGATACGCGGCAAACTTAACAATAAGGATTACTATGCCCGCTGCAAAAGCAATCCTTATCGCATTCTGCTGCGACTTTTCAATCTCCAACATCATATGCTCCTAAGGCAGATCTTAAAAATCGAGAATGTCTCCAAGCCAAGACTTCTTTTTTCCGTGCTTTCCATGTTTGTCTTCACGGTGTCCCCGGTCACCATGGTCATGGAAATATTTGTCTTGAAACATTTCCTGCGCAACAGCTCGAGGCTGATCATATACAACTTGGCTAGAACTTGTCTGAGCAGCTTTTTCAATAATTTTGTCAAGTTCACCTTTGTCAAGCCACACACCCCTGCATTGAGGGCAGTAATCAATCTCAACACCGCTTCTTTCAGCCATAACCAGCGTAATATTACAATGCGGACAGTTCATAAGCGTCTCCATTTTGCAAAGTTATATGTTTCTATATGAGTTACAGTCTTTTACTTGGAAAATTCTTCTAGGTATTTTGCTTTTCCAGAAAAGTCTTTCTGGATCAACGTCATTATTGCGCTGAACTGCAATGAGTTGCGTGCCATCTCCGTCATTTCTTTGTCTAGATCGACGGCATCTTGGCCATGAATTACGCGAGGCTTTAATTCAGTTTCCAATGCTCCTTTTACATCGGAATATTCTGAGTTATTAAAATGATCTGGATCAGTCACGGTAAGTGGGCTTTTTGTTGCCTGATAGGCAGCCCGCAATTGGTTCTCAAAATCCAGAGTTTTATGCCGGTAGTTAGGGTTGTTAACATTCGCAATATTAGACGAAATCAAATTCTGCTGCTGCAAACGCAGGTCAGCTACCTTCTGTAGCAGCTTGTTTCCATTAGTGAATATGTGCATGCTCCACCTCTCGTACTTATAGCGCAATAATGGTGCAGAACCACAACCTCTAAGCATTAACAAATAGCACTATAATCAATTACTAGTCAGCAAAAACATGCCCGACTGCTAGCACGGCAATGATTCCAATTGTAATAAGTGGCTGAGTATGAATTTTTTTTGCCATGCCTTGTAGCCAAACCCCCAACACCTTGTACTTTGCAATGAATCCTAGGACTGCCAATGACATCAATGCGATCAGTCCAACTTCAGGTAGAACTGATTTATCGCATTTCACGCCATTCCAATGCCATGCAACGACAATAATTCCAACAATATTCAAATAGTAATGAAAAGTAAGTAAATATTGTTTCTGAGTTATATCAAAAGTTATTATTTTTTTTATCAACCAAAGTGGTTTATTGAAATATTTTACGATCAAACGCCTAGTAACACTCACAAAAACAGTCAGGTTGGCTGCTATGAAAATAATTGCAGCAACGACCCCAGCTTCTTCACCTCCATGTTTCTCTACATCACCTCCATGTTTATCTTTACTGGCATTGTGATCATTCTTTGAAATGGTATGCCTTTCATGCCGTTCCTCATGGCCTACTTGTTCATCCGCAAAGCAAGAAGGACTTGCGAAAAACAGTCCGATAGCAACGAATGCAAACACACTAACAATATGATATTTATGAATTGTCATATCTATCTATCAACCTTTGAACCTTTTAGAAAGCCTACTTCGCCATTACTCCATATACATCTTTGGCCTTTGAAACAGTACTCTCTCCTAGAAACTTGTTTGCATATTCAAGCACAAAGGCTCTAATTGTGTCCTTTATCAAGACAGAAAGCTCTCTAGCCTCGTATATGTAAAGGTTCATTCGACTTGTAAACCCTTTTATAGCTTCTCCATCTTTCAGGTCAATGCCGGTAGACCATGCATTATAAACAACAATTCTGTTTCCAGAAACATAACAAACTGAATTTATTTCAAATTTACCAGCATATTTTCTATCTATACACACTTGAATTTCTTTGGCGTCAATTCTTGAGCTTTCCGATGAAGAAATTACTCCTGCAACTTCATCATTTACATACACATCATCAAGCTTTTTAGATATACTATCTTCAAATACTATTCTAAACTTTTTGCAAGTTTCTTGCTCTGCTGAAAATGCATCAACATTTCCAAGCACTAAAACAGTAGCAACTATTAGCAAATACCAACTTAAACGCATTATCTTTTCCTTACTATGCTTAGCCCATTTATTGGGTTTTTATGTCCATTCCGCAGAAGAATACTTTGCGGATGTATAGGCACAACAACGCTAAACTTCAGCGGCATGCAATCACCAAGCGCGACATTATTTATGCACGGAACAGGTTCCATAATTTTTCTGTTTCCACATCGGCGTCATACAACCTTTGTAAACATATGCAATGCGCTCACATTTATTATCATGCAACAGATAATTTCACATATATTCAACATTGCTTTAATCATCCGCACAACCTTGTTAGACTATGTATGTCAATGGCAATACATTACTATTTAAAAGCTACTTCAAAGAAATTTTCACAATATTATTTATTTTGTTACAATGCCTTTTTTAGCAATTTGTATTCCTCGTCGCTTATCTCACCACGAGCTAACCTAGTATTCAAAATCTTTAACGAGTCACTCCTGTCCGCTACATGTCTACCGCACCTATTCTTTTTAAGCAGGAACCGAATCACGAATCCAATCCCCATTGCCAGGAAAGCCAAGGCTGCAATCCCCGCCCAACCATCAAGCCACTTCTGATCGGTAATATTGACGCTATTCCACATAATGGCAGGTCCTCAGACTAGCTTGGTCTGAAGTGATTTGGGGGCTCCTGCTGTGACACAGCCACACATTTTCTAGCGGTGTCACCACTGACCAAATAGCCCTTAATTGTGCTCAGCATTAGGACACAAAGTAAGGCAGATAAATATTGTTCCATGTACTCTTCTTTTAATATTCGTTTTATGAACCACACTATTTACCCCAAAGCAATGGTCGTGCCGAGTTCGTAGGTTATACATAACTACTCAATATTGTTGTTTTTATTATTTAATTATCTGACATCCTTGATTTTCCAGAGTCACTGCACGGGTAATAACGTGTCATGTCGGTTGTGCGCTGTGGGTAAAATTGTTACACCCTGTCATCGGCAATTGGGGGTGGCCTATGGCTACTTTACGTTCTGGCGTTCCGACGCGAAAAAATACAGTACTGTACCTCTCTCCATGGTTAATGGTTGGATTTGCTGTGATTCTTGGGCTTGCCGTCGCTGTCCTCGCAATACGAAACACTCAGCGCGAAAAACACCAGATGTCCCAGAATCTCATGGATAGGGCAGAAGCCCTCATATGGGCTTTGGAAGCGGGAACCAGAACCTGGGTGGATATTCGCGGTGGTAGCGATCACCTTCAATCGCTACTGGAGGAAACAGCTAAACAGCCGGGCATCACTTACATGGCTGTAACGGATTCGGAGGGCCTAACACTGGCTCATAGTGACAAGGCTCAGATTGGCACAAAGATGCATGATTCAGTGACCATGGCCGAGCTCAATGAATCAAACGTTCAGAAATGGCGTATCACCAATACGGCCCGAGCGGGCAAGGTGTTCGAGGTGTATAAACACTTCTCACCCCAACCCGGCATTCTCCACGATAAATGGCACTCGCCTTCAGACGCCTGTCCTGACTGCAAGGCAGACATTCCGGCACCACACAACCCTGACGAAGATAACTGGCTTCAAAAAGGCGGGCCAGTAATCTTCGTGGGGTTGAACGTTAAACCTTTCGAGGAAGCCCTCGCCGAGGATTTTCGTAACACGGTGGTAATAGCGTTACTCGTGGTGTTATTGGGCTTTGGAGGTTTCGTCTCGATGTTTTGGGCGCAAAATTATCGCCTTTCACGCCGTTTGCTTCAGGACACTCAAGCCTTCGCGTCTGAGGTCGTCATCAACCTCCCGGTGGGTTTATTGACCAGTGACACCAACGGGTTGGTCACCCTGGTCAACGCCCCAGTCGCATCAATGCTTGGGATGGAACGAGAAGAGCTGATGGGGAGTCCCATCTACGACAAGGGCGGGCTGGACTGGAACGCGGTCGTCGAGACATTGAGTAGGGATAGGGCTGTGCTTGAACAGGAGCAAAACTTGGTCGCAAGTGGTGGAAAGGTGACACCCATTAGTCTGAGTGCTTCCAGAATCATCAACGAAGACGGCCTGTTCCTTGGCCATCTCTTTATCATGCGCGACCTCGGCGAGGTGAAGAACCTTCAGGATCAGGTCAGGCGCAACGAGCGGCTCACGGCCCTGGGCAACCTGGCAGCTGGAGTAGCGCACGAAATCCGCAACCCATTAAGCTCAATCAAGGGGTTCGCTACTTTTTTGGCAGGAAAGATCAAAGGCGAAGGGGCAGACAAAGAGGCCGCCAAAATGATGATACAAGAGGTGGACCGCCTAAACCGGGTGGTCTCGGAACTGTTAGAATTTGCGAGACCTGGAGATTTGCGACTCAGAAATGAAAACATCAATGATATAATCGAACGGGCTCTACGTCTTGCTGATTGTGACGTGTCAGTCAAAATAATTACAGTGCATTTCCATCGTAATGATTCGATTCCTCTCGTTCTTGTTGATGCCGAGCGGTTAACGCAGGCCCTACTCAATCTTTTTCTTAATGCAATTCAAGCCACGGATAAAGGCGGAGAATTGGAGGTTTTCGCATCCATCGACCGTGAATCAGGCAGACTCAGCATCCGGATTTCTGACACGGGCAAAGGCATCTCCCCGGAGGTGCTCGCTGGCATCTTCAACCCATACTTCACTACGAAGCCCTCTGGCACAGGCTTGGGCTTGGCCATTGTTCACCGTATCGTTGAAGGACACGGTGGCGAGATCAAGGTTGAGAGTCTGCCCCGTAAGGGATCAGTGTTCACCATTCTTTTGCCCTTGGTCAGGGCTGCGTAGGAGATATCCATGGCAAAACCAACCAAGTCTACACTCCTAGTGGTAGACGACGACCCTGCGCATCGCAATATGCTGCTCACGCTACTCATGGATTGGGGCTACAGAATGGAAGGTGTAGAAGACGGCGAATCCGCTGTTGTTCTATGTAAGGAACGCCCTTTCGACCTGATCCTCATGGATGTGCGTATGGCAGGGATGTCGGGCATCAAGGCACTTATCGAAATCAAGGCTTATAATCCGGCTATTCCCATAATTATTATGACCGCCTATTCGAATGTGGAAACGGCAGTGGAAGCCATCAAGTCCGGAGCCTACGACTATCTTACCAAACCTCTGGATTTCGACGA
This DNA window, taken from Fundidesulfovibrio putealis DSM 16056, encodes the following:
- a CDS encoding TFIIB-type zinc ribbon-containing protein, which produces MNCPHCNITLVMAERSGVEIDYCPQCRGVWLDKGELDKIIEKAAQTSSSQVVYDQPRAVAQEMFQDKYFHDHGDRGHREDKHGKHGKKKSWLGDILDF
- a CDS encoding SHOCT domain-containing protein, with the translated sequence MWNSVNITDQKWLDGWAGIAALAFLAMGIGFVIRFLLKKNRCGRHVADRSDSLKILNTRLARGEISDEEYKLLKKAL
- a CDS encoding cation diffusion facilitator family transporter, with protein sequence MLEIEKSQQNAIRIAFAAGIVILIVKFAAYLMTGSTALLSDALESIINVIASAFAMWSIHMAKAPPDSNHPYGHGKIEYFSALFEGILIIFAAACIIYAALPKVFAPENLSRLDYGLLVSVLASIMNLVLGLFLVRRGIETKSLTLVADGKHVLTDVYTTAGVLVGLSVVWITNWLWMDGVIACVVALNIIWTGYGLVRQAVKGLMNETDYSLTRDICVLLNDKRQPGWVSVKKLRAWSAGRFIHVDFCLVLPRQISFEESMGIISFIEDIFRERFDGVADVIIKTDICSENLCKHCLYTECAFSKAEGVTSLWDEATLCSKA
- a CDS encoding ATP-binding protein — encoded protein: MATLRSGVPTRKNTVLYLSPWLMVGFAVILGLAVAVLAIRNTQREKHQMSQNLMDRAEALIWALEAGTRTWVDIRGGSDHLQSLLEETAKQPGITYMAVTDSEGLTLAHSDKAQIGTKMHDSVTMAELNESNVQKWRITNTARAGKVFEVYKHFSPQPGILHDKWHSPSDACPDCKADIPAPHNPDEDNWLQKGGPVIFVGLNVKPFEEALAEDFRNTVVIALLVVLLGFGGFVSMFWAQNYRLSRRLLQDTQAFASEVVINLPVGLLTSDTNGLVTLVNAPVASMLGMEREELMGSPIYDKGGLDWNAVVETLSRDRAVLEQEQNLVASGGKVTPISLSASRIINEDGLFLGHLFIMRDLGEVKNLQDQVRRNERLTALGNLAAGVAHEIRNPLSSIKGFATFLAGKIKGEGADKEAAKMMIQEVDRLNRVVSELLEFARPGDLRLRNENINDIIERALRLADCDVSVKIITVHFHRNDSIPLVLVDAERLTQALLNLFLNAIQATDKGGELEVFASIDRESGRLSIRISDTGKGISPEVLAGIFNPYFTTKPSGTGLGLAIVHRIVEGHGGEIKVESLPRKGSVFTILLPLVRAA
- the flgB gene encoding flagellar basal body rod protein FlgB, producing MHIFTNGNKLLQKVADLRLQQQNLISSNIANVNNPNYRHKTLDFENQLRAAYQATKSPLTVTDPDHFNNSEYSDVKGALETELKPRVIHGQDAVDLDKEMTEMARNSLQFSAIMTLIQKDFSGKAKYLEEFSK